The DNA region AATTAGGGACGGAGCCAACATTGGACTAGGGACAATaaccctttttaaaaaatattattttgtgtactaaatttagctattttttctataaaattaaattttgcttcCCTAAAATAATATCATCAATTCATTTAAGAGTAATGTCATACtcaaaaacttttttacaacattttttttagcaaattcttattgattcGCATATAGGCTCACCactcatattatttttttatttaccagtAACTATATATCACATcagtaatttataataataataattaaaagctTATAGTTCTaccattttcctcattttagtgaccatgaaaatatttaaagatctaaaatctaaaacaaggcatacaaggccaaaaaaaaaaaaaaaaaaaaactcaataacaaaaattaccaatagtaaaactaaaaaaaaaaaaaaattgagctcAATTAACTagttttattcaaaataaacaGTCCcgccctttaaaaaattctaaacaaaaacaatttttttcttactcgcaaaaaaaaaaaaaaaaaaaatatatatatatatatctaagtAACTAAATAGTAGCAGAGTCAAAGGTAAAGTCACCCTCCATAACTCAAAGTTCTTACTTCGTTCCTATTGATAATGTCAtggaaaacaaacaaattaattttatcaatcTCTTGAATGCTCATGGGAATCTATCTCATGGTTATTGTCTTGGGACATCCAAGATAAATGGTTTAGCTGAACATAGGAGTGCCAAAATCTAACACAACCTACAAACCCGACACGACTTACCATTTATAAACAGATCATGAGTTAAGGTTAAACAAATCATAGGTTAAGGCTAAACGGATTCGAGTCATATTCTAGTCAATACGGCtggcttgtttaataaatggATGTATCATGTTTGTGTTCAACATGTGAActcgtctgacccgtttaaactgtttaagttataaatgtattaaatttttttattattactgttattattacttaattttttgttgtaattatatttttattactatatttatagttgtaattgtattttaatttagatataTGAAAATTGATAATGGGCTATAAAGGTTAGGTATaacctattaatcaaataagttATAAAACGAGTCATTTgtattgacatttaaatgatttGTTAATTAAACATGTTAAACGTACTGTGTTAAGtcaacctgtttaataaacTGGTCAGGTTAGGGTTAAGAATTTTTGAAACGTCTACTAAACaaagttgggttcaagttaacCTATATAGCCAAGTACTTATGGCTTGACACGACACAAATCCGACTTGCAGACACAAATTGCCACTCCTAtctaaacataaacaaataaagcatCAACAAATACTCACTTTTGATCGTACCCTAATCATCTCAGACTCTATACTCAAATCATTATGGGTGAAGTTTACATAACTACAATCTGTTCCGTGAGTCAGATTCCTTAATTCTTGATATGATGACTCCCTACATATTTCCCTACATGTGATCTTCTGGGAAAACACATCTTTCTCCTAACCTATCCAAGTTCCACATCCCTTGTATCCTTCTCCTCTCTTTAGAAATTCTTTCACTGAAGACCTTTCATCTTCTATAGATGGCCATCACACATCGATGTCCTATGAGGAACCTCATAGCTCCCATGTTCCATCACACCCTACTCAGATAAAAGCATCTCCTTGCTATCTCACAAACAATCATTGCTATTGTGCCCTTGTTACACTTCATGAACCTCACTAATATCCCAAGGCTTCTTCCAACTGTACATGGCAAATTGTCATGGCAAAAGAATTTAATGCTCATCTTCAAAATCAAACTTGAGATCTCATTGAGCTGCCTCTAAGAAAGTTTATAGTTGGCTATAATGGGTTTATAAGATTAAAACTCGATCACTTAATGGGACTTAGAACATGCACAAGGCTTGACTTGTGGCTAAAATTTTCACCTAGGAGTATTGCATATACTATATGATGACGTTTTCTCTTATTACTTGACTTACCTCAGTCTGGTCCCTTCTTAACGAAAAAATGAATTCCTTAATGGCAACCTTACTAAAGAAGTCTTCATGTAAATTCCTCTTAACTATAAGGTGGAGTTTGGATTGCACTGAAATTATTTCTCTCCCCTTTTTCTGTGGGTtccatgcactgttcacagaaccCGCAAGTATGAATTTCAGCAAATCTAACTTTAAAACTACGTCCCATggtattattcacacatttaaaaattatttcgcTATAGCTtacaatgtttttagttttcagcaataagtagtatctaaacagaccctaagtgtTCATCGTTAGTCTATTTTTGCAAAACTTTTTATAGCCTCAAACTCAAAACAGACCCTttgagcttggtttgccaaatttaGTTGGATCATGTTAATAGGTGCCCTTAGGAAAATTGTTAGTAAACCATATTAGAAAGTTTTAACATCACttgcatgaaaaatataaaaaaaatttgtcaaaaaaattaattattttatcattttcccataaaatgtttataaaaatagtttttaaactGATGTCCTTAAAGCATCCATTAACATTTCCTAatttagttttataattttataaatcgACTTCTCTTTCAATCCTTATGACTTTGCCCTTTATCTTCGTCTCATAGATGAGGGTGTTACTTTATTTGTATTATATGTTAATGACATGATTATTACCGAAAATGATCATGTATGGTTTAGGAAACTCAAGCTATTACTCAACCATCACCTCATAACAAAGGATTTGATAACTCAAGCTATGACATGATTTGGTAACTCTTAGCTATATTTTTGGTCACGAGGTCATGTGTTCTAATAACAGTTACTAtcacttttaagaaaaatatgcCTATGATCTCATCTCTTGTGTGGGACTCGCTAATTGTAAACTTGTTGACATGCCTACTGACATAACTATCAAGCTTTGTGTCATGATCACGAATGGCAAGACTTTTCATGATGCTACAGGCAATGAATTGGCAATCTTGTATTCTTAAGTCTTAACCGTCACCTATCTTGACATTTCTCATGTTATGAACCTCATCAGCCGGTTTATGTCTGCTCCATGCTTTGTTCACTTTGTTATTGTTCTCCGCATCATGCACTATCTCAATGGCATACATTTTTATGGGATTTTGTTCCTTTCTAATTCTACGATTGATTTAGGACTACAGACCTAGTTTAATTCTGACTAGGCAAAGGACTTGCTAATCATTGTTCAACCACTGGATATGCAACTTGCTAGGCGATGCATTGATTTCTTGGTAAAGATTCGGAACCTTGAGGGTGAGATGGAATGTTAGATCTATTACGGTTCAAAAGCCTAAATTTGTTGTAAAGCCCACGTCCCTGTAAGTCTATACTTGCAAGACAAATAACCTAATCCCACTAGTATTACAATATGATCAGATTAGATCTTTCTATAAATATTTGATGTACAGTATTGCTGTGTGGATACCAAATTCAATTTGCTCCCTCTTATCGAGTCCACTAGGCAGCTTAAATTTTACCAAGTTAAAGCTAGTACTATATATTGTTGAAATATGAATCTATGATGTTCGAATTGGGACCCGATCATCTTATTTCAATCTATGATGTGCTATAATCAGCTTAATAAATTAGGGAAATGttaaaaaaactcttttaaGAGTATTGGTTTAGAATCTATaattagaaacattttatgaaaaaatgacaaaataattaattttgttaacaaatttttatatatctcatgaaaaatgttttgattttcCTTATATGATTTATTAATTAACAATGTTAACATGACCCAATAAATTAAATGGGTCACATAAATAGAGGAAAGGgaagttcttttctttttcttttttttttttttctttttttaaagggagGAAAAGGATAAGTTCTTAAAACATCTGTACTTCTAATAATATAAGTAATTGCACCCATAAAAGATTTGTAGTTGTCATCTTTAACACTGCTTTGGTGAGATATAATGTGGACCTTACAAATTTAAACGTCGTCACCAACTTTCAGCACTCAACGTAACGATATTCCTTCCTTACGTATGTCAATACTCGTAAGAAAGTCACataacagattttttttttggttagttgtttgaaaatttttattccccattttttttttctatcatatcggctatttcattaaaaatttagCCTTTTCTTCAGAAATAAATTTAGCTCGTCTTGTATTTGCTTCAAAGTTTTATTAGTACTGTTAATTAGTCTTTAGGTcatgccatatatatatatatgtatgtatgtatgtatgtatatccagatatccttttttttttttttaatatatatatatcgggTCTTGCCTTATCTATCTGCTTATACTTACCCCTGGCATTTTTGCATCTATGAATTGTTTTTGTGATGATATTTACCAAAAGTCAATTATTTTCTGAAGGCTTTAGCTTTCATGCATTCTATAAGTGCAGGATGGGacaatgggattttttttttttggttccacattttatattcatgttttccaatttttaattatgtataAGCTTAAGGCTTAAGCTCTCACTAGATTCACTAGATTCCTTAAAAAGGAGACATGCAATTATTAGCCGAAGCTCAGCTCCACTACTATTAGCAAGAGTGACAACTTATATGCATCCAGAGCCAAAATTAACCCACACCAGACGAGACAATCAACCTCAATACATAATTTACCGTGGAAGACATAAATATTATATCAGAGGAATAGCTAGTAGTGTTAGGCAAAGCTGATTGGAATGCTTGGCTGGAGTTTTAAACCCAAGCACTATTGTAGCAATTGAAGTAGTAAATGGTAGGAGTAAATGCTCCTGCAACACATCAACTAACCACACCCTCCTTCACCTGCTTGTATTAACTTCACCGTGTCTAGCCTTTATATTTACCACTTCCTTGTCTCGAACACTCCCATCCTGCACTTTCCCTCTTTCCCTTCAGTCTTAGTTCTTTGGAAGCACACAGAGATGGAGAGGCAGACAAGCAAGTTTAGTTCCATGTTCACATGGACTTTGGTCGCTGCATTGCTCTCTCagaacttggtgatgcatgtaGTGTCAACAAGCTTTGAAGATCAGAAGAACTACTTCTACTTCCCTCCAGTCGACCCACATCTCCCCGGAGGTATATCTTTCTCTTACATCCTCACACACAGGGACAAGATTTGGTGCTATTGATTACTCTTTATAGAATATTAAAGTGTTTTTGGTATAAAATAACTGTAGTTAAGTAAAGTCAAAACATTTCCCTTCAAGATGGCTAGCTTTTCGAGTAAAAAGTCTTCAGCTACTATGCTTTACTAGAGCTTAGCCACAGTCAATGTAAAGGCCCTACCAGAAATATATTGCATCAAGCTTATTGTCACTGATTATTTATCAAGTAGAATTTCTTCAGCTTCTATGCTTTACTAGTGTGTTCTGTGTAAGCACAGTCAACATGATGGCCATGTTTCTAGCAGTATGTCACTTTTTATTTGGTGATTATATCAGAAATATATTGCATCAAGCTTAAAGTTACTcgaattataatattttcactcTCATCCCACAATCTGCACTGCATTTATTACAGGTAGTCCCCCGATTACAGGTAGTCCTCCAATTACAGGTAGTCCTCCCTATGTAAGCACACCACCACCAGATGGAGGCTATGGAGGCACACCACCTTCTTATGGAAATCCACCACATGGAGGCACACCACCTTCTTATGGAAATCCACCACATGGAGGCACACCACCTTCTCATGGAAATCCACCACATGGACACGGAGGCCACAGCCCAAAACCACCAAGCCCTTCAAATTGTGGAACCCCCCCACATCATCATGATCCAACACCATCTCCTCCTTCAGGAGGTGGTGGTTACTACAATTCCCCACCAACTTCAGGAGGTAGCCCCCCAACACCAATCATCGAAACCCCGCCAGTCACCACCACCCCACCAAGCCCCCTCGTACCTACACCTCCATACCTCCCTGATCCTAATTCACCCATCATTGGTACTTGCACGTAAGTTACTATATTTAGTACCTGCACGAATATACACGAAATATACTAATGGTCACTAGGTTAACAATGCCGTGGATATTTGTTGATTTGCAGTTACTGGAGGACTCACCCAGGAATTATCTGGGGTCTGTTAGGCTGGTGGGGAACTATGGGCAATGCATTTGGTGTGACTAGCGTTCCAGGGTTTGGAGCACACCTCAGCTTGCAGCAAGCACTTTCCAACACAAGAACTGATGGGCTTGGGGCACTATATAGAGAAGGGACTGCTTCCTTGCTCAACTCCATGGTGAACAATAGATTCCCTTTCACAACAAAGCAGGTCAGGGATAGTTTTGTGGCAGCACTCAGCTCAAACAAGGCCGCAGCAGCTCAGGCTCATCTTTTCAAGCAGGCAAACGAGGGCAAACTCAAGCCCAGAGACTAGAAGTATTTGATTCATCAGTTTGTGAAAGCATTTTATCTTAAGACTCTAGCAGTGTGgttttatttaggatttgtgTCTTCTAAGTATCTTATTATATCTGTGATGTCATAGCATGTTAAGATGGATACcatgtgaacaatttttatgctCAGCTTATGTTTTCTtagttataaataaattcaagttttagtttgaatttaatattttcattgaaCTAGAACTCTGAGTGTGTGTCTCTCTATATATAGCCCATCAAAGTCACTAGTCTCACCTATAAACCGGTAAGTTAGTGTAAGTAAtattgtttgagtgtttttaatatatgtgtgggtgaaaaagtttgttgaaatgtgtgtaaagttatttaaaatgtgTTATAATTGAGCTGCCAAACAGcccttaaattcaaatttggggagcaatttaattttttgcaaatcACACCACGCTTCAGGCTGCTAAATCAACAGGAAACTAAAGCATTTCTtttgcaaaataatttaaaaaaaaaaaaaaatagatgtaGCTGTGGTGTCATACATGAAGTGCATGCATTACAAGTGCTAGCATGACAAGCACATTTCTCATAAAAGCAGTGTCCACTTTTCAAAAGACCAATATTTACAACATTCTTTTTCAAAACTACACAGAGCCATCTTAGCTGATATCCAAAGCAATGGCAGCATAGTGGCATGATAAATACACTGAAGGGAGTATCTCTATGATGACAGCTAAAAGGAAAATTTAGACTCAGGCATAGGTATGCATTAGCATCTAAAACAGCATTAGGAAAGCCATTAATTACCCATTCAAGTTCTCTAAGCAGCTTGGGGATAAGAAAGTCCTAAGATTCAGGTCACTAATGCTATACGGTGCTAGCAAAACTAAATATCTTAGCGTTATTAAATCATAAAATAGTTACCACATAACTCATGTGTCAGCTTAGAATTCAGTAGGTTCTGGTCTCCATATCCTTATTCATAATTTCCACGGTTTTAAGACAACGTTCATTATATCTTGACTGTAAATAAACAGTAAATTCTCCTTCAATAAAGATGTGAGGAACATAACATAACAAAGAACTTACAAAATGAAAATACAAGCCTTTATCTGTCAAAATATCCATCTTATTTATAACTACAACTCCCACCATTTGGTGGGTGAGGGAAGGCAGAGAACAGAAGGTGGGGGGTTTTGATTTCCAGCGGCACAATGCTACTAGTTATGCAAAGATGATTAAATTAGCATAAAAGATTTTAATATCCTTCAAATGAAGATAGGATTTCAGCTATAAGATGCAAGAATGTAATAATTTTGCTTCATTAACATCTCACTGAACTCTAATATAGGCTTGCAGCAGTTTATGGATATTAGAGCTATCTAATGAAGGGTCCCAACAACAGTTTGAATCTTTTGAATGGAGGTTGTATGATGTGAACCCAATTCATATATACAATGTGCTAATAATTTCAATTCGATGATGATTCAGGACTTTtcttataacaataataatgtgGATAATTTCTCTGTTTTTCTCtactgttatatatataaaaaccaaCCATGAACAAAATTCTCTACGCCAACAGAAACAAATTTGAACAACTCAAAGAAGGGTAGATAAATTGGTTCCCTGCTATAGACATCTTTACCAAAATAGAACCATTAGCAAGCAAACAATACGATTGAAGTGAAAAGATTAATTTCACTACTGGTCATGTGTTAAAAAGAACTCCAAATTAAACCATAACAGTTTATAGATCCTCAATCTTttgttaaatataaataaaatgcatgCGTAGATCAAAATAGTTTCCCATCACAACACATCTGACATATCTACAGAGAACAGATGAGGTAATTTAACATAACAATAAATGCATATCAACCAAACTAACAAGAcaacaaaagaaaggaaatatctCGTAATAATGGAATGACACATTTACAATTTCTTCAAATATAGAGTGGTCCCAGATTGGAATTCTTCTAATGGCTAATGCAATGCTTCATTAGATCTAGATTGAGACCATGATTCTAgttctttttcatttcctttttgctttttcatttcttttaatgTGGGGGAGGTGGTGAGGAAGAGGGCTAATTTGATGGAAAACCATGATTCAGTGGCACTAAATGCTTTctaggtgcagcaaaaataaaatagcagCAAACTAGTTATAATCTGAAAAACATTATTTCACATCAACAGATATGAAAATTTGGCGAGTGGAACCCTCAAGTTGGTATCCAGAAAAATCAGCTGAATGGAAGttaattgaataaaatactTGATATTTACTTATAATCAAGAGAGAAAGCCAAAAGAACAGAGAGCTGGAACGCAAGTTATGAGAATCGCATGGGTATATTGAGGAATATTTTAATGGGACACAACCACCACAGAGGAGCATGAGAATTCCTAACCTTGATGTAGCAAATTCTATTAAAGCATAAcatcaataataaataagagatgTCCTTTACAAAGCCATACCATGTTTGGTCAATATGTATTATGTACCTAGGCCCTAGTGTACTAAGTATGACATTAATTCCCAACTGTACCCTGTTGTGGTTGGTAAAGAAAGGAAGGTGGTGTGAAGCtgtcaaattcaattttttttcaaattcaatcaGAATCCTACTGATATAACTGATAGTCATTATCACACAAATTTCAGAACTTACTAAAATACTTCAAGGAAAAcatt from Castanea sativa cultivar Marrone di Chiusa Pesio chromosome 6, ASM4071231v1 includes:
- the LOC142640570 gene encoding uncharacterized protein LOC142640570, coding for MERQTSKFSSMFTWTLVAALLSQNLVMHVVSTSFEDQKNYFYFPPVDPHLPGGSPPITGSPPITGSPPYVSTPPPDGGYGGTPPSYGNPPHGGTPPSYGNPPHGGTPPSHGNPPHGHGGHSPKPPSPSNCGTPPHHHDPTPSPPSGGGGYYNSPPTSGGSPPTPIIETPPVTTTPPSPLVPTPPYLPDPNSPIIGTCTYWRTHPGIIWGLLGWWGTMGNAFGVTSVPGFGAHLSLQQALSNTRTDGLGALYREGTASLLNSMVNNRFPFTTKQVRDSFVAALSSNKAAAAQAHLFKQANEGKLKPRD